A genomic stretch from Carassius auratus strain Wakin chromosome 35, ASM336829v1, whole genome shotgun sequence includes:
- the LOC113054110 gene encoding proline-serine-threonine phosphatase-interacting protein 2-like has product MRELHFKDHFWNTDVTSTVGYDSIIQHLNDGKRTCKEIEDFLKARAAIEEKYAKELLALSKKVCGSSEMNTLKRSLDVFKLQTENVSLSHMHLAQTMREEAKKLEDFKEKQKEARKKVEQQMDALHKQKAAQYKKTAEAKKAYEQKCRDKEEAEQNMNRNATTSSSKQQEKLYAKTQQAKQTAEEADRLYSQNVSLLGKMREEWLNEHVKACEFLEKQEVERINNLRNVVWTHLNHLSQQCVTSDELYEEVRKSLEQCNIQEDIEHFINLRRTGDKPPAPVPYENFYNNHRSAPTRSLPTTSGRRAAATPPSTAENDPLYSTVAEPGYSLIRY; this is encoded by the exons ATGAGAGAACTGCATTTCAaggatcatttttgg AACACAGATGTGACCAGCACAGTTGGATATGACAGCATCATCCAGCACTTGAATGACGGCAAGAGGACGTGCAAAGAAATCGAGGACTTCTTGAAGGCCAG AGCTGCGATAGAAGAAAAGTATGCCAAGGAGCTGCTGGCTTTGTCCAAGAAAGTGTGTGGAAGCAGTGAAATGAA cACCCTGAAACGGTCGCTTGATGTTTTCAAATTAC AAACAGAAAATGTGAGTTTGTCCCATATGCATTTGGCCCAAACCATGAGAGAAGAAGCAAAAAAGTTAGAAGACTtcaaagagaaacagaaagaggcCCGAAAGAAG GTAGAACAGCAAATGGATGCTCTTCATAAGCAGAAGGCCGCTCAATATAAGAAAACGGCTGAG gcgAAGAAGGCGTATGAGCAAAAGTGTCGAGATAAAGAGGAAGCAGAACAGAATATGAACAGAAACGCTACCACTAGCAGTTCCAAGCAGCAAGAAAAG CTGTACGCCAAAACACAGCAAGCCAAGCAGACAGCAGAGGAAGCTG ACAGGCTTTATAGTCAGAATGTGTCCTTGTTGGGCAAGATGAGAGAGGAGTGGCTGAACGAGCATGTCAAAGCCTGTGAG TTtcttgagaaacaggaagtggagAGGATCAACAACCTGAGAAACGTGGTGTGGACCCATCTCAACCATCTCTCCCAGCAGTGTGTCACCAGCGATGAG CTCTATGAGGAAGTGAGGAAGTCACTGGAGCAATGTAACATTCAAGAAGACATCGAGCATTTTATCAACCTCAGAAGAACCGGAGACAAACCACCAG CACCTGTTCCCTATGAAAACTTCTACAACAATCACAGATCGGCTCCCACTCGTTCACTTCCCACAACATCTGGCAG GAGAGCAGCAGCAACTCCACCATCAACTGCAGAAA ATGATCCTTTATACTCAACCGTAGCAGAACCAGGGTACAGCCTAATACGATACTAA